Within the Aspergillus luchuensis IFO 4308 DNA, chromosome 5, nearly complete sequence genome, the region aagagagaaaggaaggaagggaggtaGGATGAGAGACTTTTATACCCAGACAAGCCCTCTTCAATGATCAGGCGGTCACTGGATATAGCTTCGTGAATCAGCTCATACGAATTTGTCAGATACGTGACTGAGATATCTACGTGACTGCGGTATCCGTGAAGTAGGCTTAAGAATCGTCACTATAAATGCGTGACTAGAGACGGGATGTTCCGCCAAATTCACGAAAAAGCCCGAATTCATCTAGGATACGTCACCACGAAAAGCCACGTGAGCACAAGTCTCGGAATCGATAGAGAATCTCAAATCAATTCCAATTATTCTTTCCATTTGGCCCATGGCTTATTGGTTCAAGGGGTGTATATCGCGATACCAAGGACTGTTCtatattttgctttttcgaCCTTGAAACCTGAAGAATGCCAAGTACATTTTACAACAGTCCTCAATACGAACAATCGGACATAGCACAGGAATCAGGATaacaatatttatttacaggCTTGGATGGCCCTACAGGCCTCGTATGGACTATCAAGTTGCGCCATGAAAATCGCAGGCTTCTTGAGAAGCCTGCGTCGATACTGCAGACATCGACCGGTAATCAGGACCCGACCTCGACACGATTTATCGAGGGCGTAACGAAAGAACTGCGAGTTGGCCCAAGCTCCAGTATTTTTCTGGAACATCGTATCGACATCTCTGACATAGCCCAAGCAATCCGCACAGAATGCCACATTTTCACCGGAGCCTCTCCAGCCTTTAGATAGCGCGGCTAGCGCATCATTAGCGTATTGGCTGGAcgacgagaagaaggtacATACCCCAGCTCAAAATGAATATGCCAACAGCCACTAGGGCGACTGGAATGAGACGGACCCTCATTGCGATGGGCACAGACAGGCGTGGATccggaaaaataaaaaggagGAGCGATGGATGTGGCTGCCTGGTGGCCGGCACTTGTGCCTGAGGGTCAGGGGGTGTTCTAACCGCTTTGGGCTAGTTCATCGCTGGTCCAGGCGATGGCCATGTATGATGTTGGAGTGTGAGGAGAGAGGTTGAAGGGCCGAGAAACAAAGCAATATAGCATCACTCAGGAAGGGTGCCGCTGGAGCAAAATTGCCTTGGCCAGTCCAGCCAGTGTGCAAGCCGTGACGGTAGGGCAGCAGCTACTGCAGACAGCAACTCGTGGGCGCGGTCCTCTACGAACCAGTATCCACGAAACAGGTATAACTGGGCACAATATTGCGCCAACAAGATAAGACCGATCGGGCTCCTGTCCAGCAGAAAGCCTACGAATTCATCCCGCACGCTGATCGGCCACA harbors:
- a CDS encoding uncharacterized protein (COG:S;~EggNog:ENOG410Q1S1;~InterPro:IPR008139;~antiSMASH:Cluster_5.13), encoding MRVRLIPVALVAVGIFILSWAALSKGWRGSGENVAFCADCLGYVRDVDTMFQKNTGAWANSQFFRYALDKSCRGRVLITGRCLQYRRRLLKKPAIFMAQLDSPYEACRAIQACK